One genomic window of Penaeus chinensis breed Huanghai No. 1 chromosome 35, ASM1920278v2, whole genome shotgun sequence includes the following:
- the LOC125044189 gene encoding uncharacterized protein DDB_G0271670-like — protein SSSSSSSSSSSSSSSSSSSSSSSSSSSSSPSPPSPTPIPSPSPSPSPSPFPSPSPSPSPSPFPSPSSPSPTPTPSPSPSPSSSASSSFCPSSPSSSSSSSSSSSSSSSSSFSFSSSSFSSSSSSSSSSSSSSSSSSSSSSSSFSSFSSFSSFSSFSSSSSSSSSSSSSSSSSSSSSSSSSSSSSFSFSSSSSSSSSFSFSSSSFSSSSSSSSSSSSFSSSSSSSFSFS, from the exons tcttcttcttcttcttcttcttcttcttcttcttcttcttcttcttcttcttcttcttcttcttcttcttcttcttcttctt cttctccttctcctccttctcctactcctattccttctccttctccttctccctctccctctccctttccctctccttctccttctccttctccctctccctttccctctccttcttctccttctcctactcctactccttctccttctccctctccttcttcttctgcttcttcttcttttt gtccctcatccccttcttcctcctcctcctcttcctcctcctcctcctcttcctcctcctcctccttctccttctcttcttcctccttctcctcctcctcctcctcctcctcctcctcctcctcctcctcctcctcctcctcctcctcctcctcctcctccttctcctccttctcctccttctcttccttctcctccttctcctcctcctcctcctcttcctcctcctcctcctcctcctcctcttcctcctcctcctcctcctcctcttcttcttcctcctcctccttctccttctcctcctcctcctcctcctcctcttccttctccttctcttcctcctccttctcctcctcctcctcctcctcctcctcctcctcctccttttcttcttcttcctcctcctccttctccttctct